In Plasmodium vivax chromosome 10, whole genome shotgun sequence, the sequence GCACAATTTAGTTGTCAAAatgtcatttaaaaaaaatataaaaataaaattagcaTAATGCATTTGCAACAAATGCGATTATGttcacacaaatggggaaacgTTTATAAATGAACGCAGAAAAAGtctaacaaaaaaaaaaaagcaaaatcaAAAGCGAAAGCGAAAGCAAAaacgcacacatgtgtacacatTATTCATACATTCGTAGCGCACCAAAAAGTCTGATTCGTTAAGAATAttaatttgataaaattaatttttcttttaaacatATTCCTTTCAACATTCCgtaaaatgtgcaaaaagcTATTCGGATTAATTGGACATTCATGAGTGTAAAAATCACGtttgtaacaaaaaaaaacaaaataaatgcttCATAAAAAGTTGTAATGTgatctttccttttcattcaATCAGTTGTGCAAAATGTCAACCCAATGaatgcacataaaaatatcgttttggggggggaaaaatgtaaaaaaaatggaaacttCACACAAAGTGTATACAGCTCAAACGGTGTGTAATTATTTCGGATTTACTCTCAAAATTGCTTCGTCCATTtgatgataaaaaaacaaacattCATTAACTGTGATGTGTACTTATCATATTTAGCAAAGTggcaacgaaaaaaaggaaaaaaaaaagacgccaAAACAATTAATTATGCCATAATACAATGGGGAATGATCAAATGATATGCTTATTTGTTTGTATAATACATGTATGCTTTGTGTTTAAATCGCCAATTTTCAAATTTCCGTATAATTTGTCATAATATTGTTCCACAATTATCACTTACCAGTTGTGCGTTTTGCACCTCGTCCATTTATTAATCATTTAAATGAACCCCCGATTGGCACACTTTGCCGCGTTAGGAAGCCGTACATTCTGTTCTAATCGACTTGTTTGCCTTAAATTTTGTCAATAATTAATGTCCgtgttcataaaaatataggtTCACAAATTAGGATAacttgagaaaaaaaaaaaaatttaccccGGCAGATGAAATTGTCACTCATGTTTTGCTGTTCCGCCTTTTATTAGCCACACATTTGTATGTTACGCTTTGTGCAATTTGCTCAGAATAGGTGCAGCCCATAATCACATAAGGGTGTTGCGAAACAGCTTCAACAAGCACCATCTCAAAAATGGcacacaattttgtaattattaaaaaaattaaaaggtttTCCTTCAtgacatttatttaattttaaaaagtgcatTCACATCTTTTTGtagatttttaaaatcatcatcatcgtcgaaATCTTTAATGATTGTTTGGAAAAGTTTTGCATCTTCCGTAGCGGCATTATTATCCTTGTTATGTTGCTGTGCAAGTAAATTATGGGCCTCCTCGTCATTTAACACTTTTTCGCCTTGTTGCTTCTCTTGCTGAGCTGCCTGTTTTGCAGATGATTCTTCCGTATGGTCACTCTCGTCTTGTAtctcctcttcctccgtatcttcttcatcttcttcgtctccttcttcagcttccTGGGGTTCCGCATCTTCCGTTTCGTTCTGCTGTTCTCCGACTTCCAGAGCTACCTGTTCATCCACATCGTTTAGATTATCACTTCCACTGGGGGATACATCCACTTGTTCTAGAACATCctgtttttttatcttcaatAATTCAAAGGCTGCTTTGTCCCTTGCTTTCATAGCTTCTTTTGCTGCGTCTTCTGCTTTAGCAGATTCtgcttttttcgtttgtaaTGTTACTACCACTTGTGCATTTGTTGCGGCAATTTTGGCAtcatttgccttttttgccgATGCGCTTGCCTGATCTGCTGCGTCCTTGGCTGCCTTGGCTGCCTCGTCAGCTTTCGCCTTTTCTTCGTCTGTTACGTTTgacttttttatgttttctgCTAATTTTTCAGCTTCTTGTTTTAACGATTGTGCTTCTGTTGATGCCTTTTGTGCTAATACGTCTGCTGCTATAGCTTTAGCTTTTTCTGATGCGTCTTGTGCCTTTTTAGCTGCAGTTTCTGCTTCTGTAGCCTTTGTCTTTGCtgtttctgctttttttgttgcttctTGGGCTTTTGCTGTTGCATTTTCTGCAGCAatttctgcgtttttttctgccttaTCTAATATTTCAAGAGCCTTATGTTGCGCTGCTgtttttgctgcttcttttGCAATTTCGAATTCTATATTTACAGCATACACTTCCTCATCTACATATCCTGCGTTTATTTCTGcgtctttttttcccgttgatgcttttgcttcttcatccGTTGCTGTTTTCGCTTCGTTTTTAACTGTTtcagttattttttctgccttttctgcttgcttcttcgcttcttctgcttcttttgcTGCCTTTGTCGCTTTATCCTTTGCGTTTTTTGCTTCTTgttctgctttttttgcattttcttttgctACCAGCGTTTTTGTTACGCATAAAGCTATGTATGCCTCTGTTTTGGCTTTCTTAGCTTCTTTAGCAGCCTTTATTGCTTCGCctgcttttgcttttacATTTGCTGCTTGGGGATtagtttgtttttcctcacctGATGCTCCTTTTGCATTATTTGATGCTTCTGTTGCTTTAGATGATGCTTcatttgccttttcttctgccttttttgcttctcctttcaCATTGTCAGTGTATTCCTCTgctattttatttgcttcatATTTTGCTCTTTCTGCCTCTATTTTAGCAAGTTGTGCTTCCGCatttgctgcttctgcttttgCTACTTCTGCTGAAATcattgctttttctttttcttttactgCTTCAGTTACAACTTCATTCACATTATCTATGGTGGCCGCTTGTTCGTTGTCTTTTGGTAATTCCGTGCTTACTTTCTCTAGTTTTTGCACTGCATCCATTAGCTTTTTTGCTACATTATGTGCTGCCTCTTTTACCTTTGCGGATGCTCCCGATGCAGATTTTTCTGCTTCGGCTGTCGATTGTACTGCTTCGGTCACATTGCCTTCTTTATATACCtttgataatttttcaatttccgTCTTTgcagcttctgcttcttcttgtGCCTTTTCTGCCTCCTTTTTCAATTCATATGCATCTACAGCATGCTTTGCTATTTCGGCTGCCTTTTtagccttttctttttctgcctttGCTTCAATTTCCGCCGTTACAGCATTACCTGCGTAGAGATATGCCATACTATTTGTGTTTACCCCTgctattttttctgcttcatcttttgatttttttgctttattcaTTGCTGTTTCCTTTGCCTTATCTGCTactccttttgctttttccaccactttttttatttctgcttcttcttctgcttctgcttttgctttttttactttatctAGTgcttcttctatttttttcacttcatcttctgcttctttttgttcctttagagctttttcttttgcttcgttagcttttttaatttgcttttgttttttttcattttctgatCCCCCTATTTCCTTGACTTCCTGTCCTTGCGTTTGAAAATCTGTTTCTTCCGATTTGTGTAGCAATTCGTTTTGGTCTTCTTTTGTGTTTACTTCTTCACCGTCTTCTGCGACTAGACCGCTTTGCTCATCCTGGAGGGTTACGTTTTTTCCTGCCCATCCGTTCCTCAAGTTgggatttttcaaattcacattttcgttACTGACCacattattttgtaaaacataTAAGTTTAAGAAGagtacaaaaagggggatgcCACTTAAatgcttcattttaaatGTGGCGTAATGGTAAAGCAATGTAGTTTAAAATGATTGCAGGCGGTAAAGAAGTACACTAAAATGATATGACACTTGTTTGCTCTAACTGCAATGAATTTTTGTCATCACTAAaatggttttaaaaaaaaaattgcaaccgTTTGCTTAAAAGGATGGTCATAATTTTGCGATCATAATTGTGCAGTAAAAAGACCAAATTGGAGTTAAGCggaatttttacaattcggGAAAGAAGGCAACACGATGAATCACATAATTGGAAgtgttaaaaggaaaaagttacaaaaaaaaaaaaaaaaaaaagtatgcaaGGTATATAAAATGCGCTAAACTGATGGAGAAATTTTCTAACGCAGTGATACGAATgtttcatataattatttttattttatttttttgttaaatgtttttctcctttttggaaagtaaaaattttgtgaaatgtGAAGATGTGgacattataattaaatttgatCTGTGTGCACTCTTAtcatgtgtgcaaaaaggggaaataaaatacaaaacatgctagtgaagaagcgaatcgttgcttttttgtttttctttttcttttttctcggTGCAATTAACCtttctttttgtaaaattcattttgttaattttctcCATTAAAAcgatttgttctttttttacttaatatTTCCCATGCAGTGATGATCCCTGAAATTTCCGATTTCTTATGGAATAAAGGCAGTAAAtgcaattcattttttgtatcaCTTTTACTGTTCGGTTCAATGTAAATGGAAGGGGAAAGTTTAAAGTCGTTTTATCCCACTTTTTATATGAGCAACTCATTTGTGCATATCAGTGTGCGTTTAAGCAAAATGGTTAATGCACCtctgtcattttttaaaaatttaaaactttaaagaaattaaaattgttggAATGGTATCCTTTTAAGTTAACTGGGTAACAATAATGGAAATACGATTTTTCGGATGcgtaacattttttccatttggaggTGATCAATATAAAAGTTACCTCGTTTTGTGTTGATTtaacttatttttgcaaagtaCACGGATAATTAACGAAGTGAATGTTGCCTCCGTTCATTAATTCCCCTTTGAAACTTCAAACCCGTTTCGCATtattacaaaatggggattAATTATTCATCCAGTTATTTTAccgttcacatttttattgcatTCAAAATGGAACTGATCATGTGAATGACTGTAGGAGAGAAATAAAACGAACTTGGTcacaatttgttaaaaaaaaaatttcctcccGTGGGAAGTAGTACAGTTCCCCATTTGCTCTCCTcaaaaaagttgtaaaaatatagtaGAGGTCATTCAATCtctctattttttaagtCGTGTGATGTATTAagtgcttttaattttattctaaGTGTTCGTTTTCCATTGTgaatttttgcttttccataGGGAGAGGCTATTCGAATGACCGCACTTTTGTTTGAGCTACTTACCGCATGAATATTCTGCTCGACGAACCAGAGAGGGTTCCCCCATGACGCATACCAATGAATGATGTATATTTTGCACCGTTACATacaactgtttttttttttttttttttttttacgaaaatattTAAGGCACTTAAGCATTTTCAATTCGTAGCGACAAAACGGTGCAACAgccttttaaaaaggggtagaAACATCCTCACAGGAAATTAATGCACTCATTCGTATAGCTTTTACAACGTGCTAACTTTTTATAGTATCATGTGAAGCATCAGTTGTGGATCTACGCAcattactttttaattaaattctttttaatcgTTTTAGAATCCTATCTGCTTACTAAAGTGATAagcaatttttaaatcacTGTGGGGTGTTCACAAATGAGGTGCTTTCTCCCAAATGGGCAACGTGTGAAGTTCGCATAAGAAGTGGCCGAATTGACATCCCCCGTGTAGGTTCCCCGTTTAGGTTCCCACttaatgtaaattttataactCGGTAGGGGTACCATCCGATTGACATGTTACCAGTGgtaaccctttttttcatgtgcATATACCTTGCTAATAGCTCCCTTGGCCATTTCCTCCGTTTTGGGATAATTGCACAAATGGTGAAGCAGTTCCTTAGGCCTACTTCCATTTAGTGCGAATTGTAGATTCATGATGGTTTGGGTAAGTTGGGACAGGCCTTCTTGGCATCGTAATTCACATGCACTTTGAAGAAGTTTCCTTTTAAGCTTAATATCTGTGAGTGTAACCCTGTAGACCTGTGCATGCAGGTGGACAGCCGAATCGGCGGCAACTTCATCGGAGCGAAATCCGTTGTGACGCAAATGAAATGACCACCTTCCGGTGTACTACCATTTTGAGAAGCTTCATTCTGAGAGGCTTTGTCTTATTGGGGGGTTACAAACTTGGTGTGAGACTCCCTTGGCAAAACGGTAAGTGCACAAATgtgggaacaaaaaaaaaaaaaaaaaaaaagacgatcCGTTTTAAATAACTCATCAGAGCGATCCACACATTTTGACACTTTCGAATCGTGAAGGGGGGcgggggcacaaaaaaaggcttaTGTCGTTTCGACGGTTCCGCAGGGTGGATAAATTTACGCAAATGGAGGAGCCCCCACTATGTATCACTCTTCCTCATAGGCACACATTTTAAGAAGGCATTTGCCAACCGCCaacttctccccttcgccTGTGTACCAAACTGCATTGTTTGAAGTGTCCAATGTACGTGCGTTTCAAAAGGCTCTTAAAAAGTGctcaaacaaaaaaaaaataaataaaataaaatgatatgaaaaaatagagtaaaaataaaaactgtgtagggaaaaaaaaatcatactAAAAacaatgaacaaaaaaaaaaaaagaaccagtaaaattaaatccttttttttgcatatgaTACACTGTCGACAGATGGGAGTTATAGCTCAGGAGAGGATGGATGAACTGCGCCTTTGCACAGGTATAGGTTTGTCTAAGTGTGTTGGCTCCCTTTCGCTGAAGACGGTTGCCCCTCTTGCGGGGGAACCCAGCTGGCGCGCACCCACCCGCAGGTAGAGCGTGGAAGTTTCGCTCCGGGGCCTTATGCAAAAGGTGTGAGAAGGGGAAGTGCTCATTTGGCGATGCAGATATGTAGTGCTTGATCTGTTTGGTATGTTTATTGTGCGTGGTTAGACGAGGGAGAAAAGTACCTTCTCTTGTGACGGTACgctgcccatttggggaagGCACCCCGCTGTGGCCGCTTCGCTCGGGCGCTCCACAATTGCGTGCCCCGGTCAGAACTGGCCACTGCGGTCAAAGCTCGAAAGGATGGAGGAGATTTCCTTGAGCGTCTGCTTAATTACACACACGGGGAGGTTGAAGTAGTAGACGGTGTTCATCTTATTCTGCGATGAAAagtttttgttgtttttcaTGTTTGCAAATCTGGGGGTTAACCCTTTGGGGACTTTTACGcagctttttctttccttcattttttggttCTTTTTGCAATTAGTTAGAATGCCaagttcttcaaaatgttcgATGGCCTGATCAATAGTGTTTCCCTCGAGTATGTCCCTTATGTAGGAGGTCTCCGAAAGATTGCTGCAGAGGCTTCTAAACCCTCGTTGTATATCCGCGTAGGTAATTTCGATGAACTGAATTGGACtctgtttcttttcctcagAGTCGCCTTCCTCATCGTCCGAATTTAAATGAGCATCATTCACGACATTGCACGAAGCGTAGaggtaaattttttgaattaaaGGGAGGCtcttaattttgaaaagaatATCTTTATGTTCCTCTAACGGGATTTTGtcggttattttttttatgtccgAGATCATTACAGTGTTATTATTTGCCGTTTCGGCAAAATCGTGGTACTTCTTTTCGAtgctttttatttgattatcAACGATTGTATCAAATGAGTGTAGTTTttccatatttatattttttagtacctcctttttatctttaaaatGGGGCATTTCGCTATCTATGTCATTTTTGTATAGCACCTTGAAGGGGCTTTCATAACACCGCTTGGGTGTGCACTGACTGAGGTTGTAAAAAGAGGCGTTATCATTTGCGTTgaaatttttccttatcaGAATTTCACTTAACGTTTCGTTGTTGTTTTGTATTTTGATGACCTCCTTCTTTAGCGTTTCGTATCCGATGGAGAACTCATTTTTCTGGTCTGTGAATTTTAGATTTTTTGCCTTATCGCTGAATTTGTTGGCTAGCTCAAAGTCGCGACGGCTTGGCAGAGGGGTTACATTCTGCTCCAGGAAGAAGTTGTCCTCTGGTTGGTCCTTCGAATTGGGggtatttttctcttctaccttttgctttttagTTGTTCTGTGCGTTTGGCCGTTCTCGCGGGGAGGACTGTTTGGCTGATTCGTCCCTACATTAGTGACCCCTTCGTTTGCCTGGTCTTCCCTCCCGTGTGTCGCCTttcgcttcccttttcgGTTCGCCTCCCCATCGGGCTGTTCACTTTCGCTGTGTTGGCTTTCCTCCCCGTCCATCGCATCCGTCGAGTGGTCCTCCTCCCGATCGGCGAGGAGCAGAAAGAGGTTCCTCTTCTCCTGCCTactgaatattttattcatcaTAACTTCTTCCTTCAATTTGataagatttttttttctctcatcGAGGTCGGATTTTTTATCCGAGAAGACTCTCAAGATGGCATCGAAGCAGGATCTGATATCCCCATTTCGGTTAGAAATTTGCCTAACGTGTATATTTAGGGACACTCCTTTGAAAATCTTGGTGACGAATTCTTCCTCCAGGGTGTTTAACTTATTTCGCACAATGCTCATGAATTGCTTTTCATTATACGGTTTGTAGATAATTTGGTTAATTTTCATGTGCGTATAGTCTTTTATTAAATCCAAGCTGTTGGCAATTCCAACAAGTATTATTTTACTCTTCGCCGTTTGGACGCATTCGAAGAGATTTTTCACTACGTCTTCATTGGAGCTTTTGTTAAcacttttcgtttttaattCCACTCGCACATTTTTCGTTGCAATAAAATCTAGCTCGTCCACAATGacgatttttaaattgctcAATTTGCTGGTATAATTAATGAAgaccttcttcacctcctccAGGCCATTTAGGTTATACTTCTGCTTGACGGTACTAAGAATGGACTTTTTGTCTTTCTTTATTATCTGTTGTAGGATGTCTACGAAGATGTCATATGGTTTTTGGCTATTCGAGCAGGAAACGTAAAAGTAGGACGCGTCGatgtttttgtaattctcTATGGCtgtattttctttcttcttttttttatcttccgCCCGCTGCTCcctttccttctccttttctatCTCCTTAATGATGTAAAATATGCTGTATGTTTTTCCCTGGCCACTGGGACCCGTCAGAAATATACCTTCGCCGTCTACATTTTTGGAGCACCttttaagtatttttttgatttcttcaatttcttcttctctaCCTACATCGCTGTCAAAATCTTTGGAGTCTAAAAGGGTCTTGGCTTTTTCATAAACTTCGATGTACTTGTTACACTCGTTAATATCCTCGAcgattttcttttctatCTCTTCTAATTTGTTCATcgatttttcaattttttttatattctctTCTACTTTGTTGGCGTCTATGGagttttcttcccctttcgtTATTCCATTTGGgttcgtcttttttttattcgtttgttttgtgtttgcttcttctttgcGCGTTTTCACCAGGGTGGtggtctttttttgttccttttcctttgcatCGCTCCATTTGGCGCCGCTCTTGGCTTTGCTTTTGTTTCCCTCCTCGGTGTTGCTCAGGTTTGGGGAAGTGCAATTGGGGGCTTTCATTTTGTAAGTGTAGCGAGGTGCATAGGGGTGTAACTATATGCATAGAGGTGTAGCGATGTGCACAGGGTGGGAAACACGAATGGGTTGgctaattaaaaaaggaaggaacgAGTTGTGCGCGTGGGTAAAACGTAAACATGTTAATGGGGCCAAAggggagttaaaaaaaaaaaaaaaaaaaatcgtctcACATATCACACATAAGAAATGTGCATAAAATGGGacgaaatttaaaaaaaaaaaaaaagaagagttGTGCGGAGTTAATATGGCCACATACGCGTACGCATATGTGTGTAGCAATTTGCATGAGTATCTCctcaaggggaaaaaaaagcgtgcAGACATGTTTCACCTTCCCCGTAATTGTTCATAATTGGGGGGGAATTCAAAATGTCGCCATGGCAGTTTAATGCGCATGTGGCTGTGCGACCCTGCGTCGTTCATCAGGCACCTGTCTAGCGCGATGATGCTTTGCAAATGGTTGCGGGGGCACCGTGGGGCcgtttaaaaagggggaaaatgtgaagcagCTTCAAATGGGGCAGCATCAAACGGGGCAGCATCAAACGCGAAGCTGTTTCAAATGGGGTAGCTTCAAATGGAGCAACTTCAAATGGAGCAGCTTCAAAGAGCAAATACTTTCGAACGTCGAGCACGTTCACGCGTCGAACATGTTCAAATGGCAAACTCTTTCGCACGTCGAACTCTCTCAAACGTGGAACCTTTTCAAACATTGCTGTTTTGTGATGGCACTAACGGACACCCAAGTTGTCAGGGCCATTCACAGCCGCGCGGGATGGCGGAGTTGGCGGGGGTGGCTTTATTCCCCCTTTCAGTGGCATAAAATAAGTGTCACTTGCGAACGGGGAACAGCAGTGCCATGGTGTTACCCCCCATGCCCATTTCGTGGCAGTGGGGAGATACACGTGTGAGTGTAAATTGACAGGCGCAAAATGTATGTTTAAATACATGCAGTGCGCTGGAGTTTGCCAGAGAATGCTGGAGCTTGCCAGAGTATGCTTCAATTTGCTTGCATTTGAATGGCTGTTGAGAAGAAAGCCACAGtgttgaaaaataaaagccaGGTAAAATTG encodes:
- a CDS encoding merozoite surface protein 3 gamma (MSP3g), putative (encoded by transcript PVX_097670A) encodes the protein MKHLSGIPLFVLFLNLYVLQNNVVSNENVNLKNPNLRNGWAGKNVTLQDEQSGLVAEDGEEVNTKEDQNELLHKSEETDFQTQGQEVKEIGGSENEKKQKQIKKANEAKEKALKEQKEAEDEVKKIEEALDKVKKAKAEAEEEAEIKKVVEKAKGVADKAKETAMNKAKKSKDEAEKIAGVNTNSMAYLYAGNAVTAEIEAKAEKEKAKKAAEIAKHAVDAYELKKEAEKAQEEAEAAKTEIEKLSKVYKEGNVTEAVQSTAEAEKSASGASAKVKEAAHNVAKKLMDAVQKLEKVSTELPKDNEQAATIDNVNEVVTEAVKEKEKAMISAEVAKAEAANAEAQLAKIEAERAKYEANKIAEEYTDNVKGEAKKAEEKANEASSKATEASNNAKGASGEEKQTNPQAANVKAKAGEAIKAAKEAKKAKTEAYIALCVTKTLVAKENAKKAEQEAKNAKDKATKAAKEAEEAKKQAEKAEKITETVKNEAKTATDEEAKASTGKKDAEINAGYVDEEVYAVNIEFEIAKEAAKTAAQHKALEILDKAEKNAEIAAENATAKAQEATKKAETAKTKATEAETAAKKAQDASEKAKAIAADVLAQKASTEAQSLKQEAEKLAENIKKSNVTDEEKAKADEAAKAAKDAADQASASAKKANDAKIAATNAQVVVTLQTKKAESAKAEDAAKEAMKARDKAAFELLKIKKQDVLEQVDVSPSGSDNLNDVDEQVALEVGEQQNETEDAEPQEAEEGDEEDEEDTEEEEIQDESDHTEESSAKQAAQQEKQQGEKVLNDEEAHNLLAQQHNKDNNAATEDAKLFQTIIKDFDDDDDFKNLQKDVNALFKIK
- a CDS encoding hypothetical protein, conserved (encoded by transcript PVX_097665A), which translates into the protein MKAPNCTSPNLSNTEEGNKSKAKSGAKWSDAKEKEQKKTTTLVKTRKEEANTKQTNKKKTNPNGITKGEENSIDANKVEENIKKIEKSMNKLEEIEKKIVEDINECNKYIEVYEKAKTLLDSKDFDSDVGREEEIEEIKKILKRCSKNVDGEGIFLTGPSGQGKTYSIFYIIKEIEKEKEREQRAEDKKKKKENTAIENYKNIDASYFYVSCSNSQKPYDIFVDILQQIIKKDKKSILSTVKQKYNLNGLEEVKKVFINYTSKLSNLKIVIVDELDFIATKNVRVELKTKSVNKSSNEDVVKNLFECVQTAKSKIILVGIANSLDLIKDYTHMKINQIIYKPYNEKQFMSIVRNKLNTLEEEFVTKIFKGVSLNIHVRQISNRNGDIRSCFDAILRVFSDKKSDLDERKKNLIKLKEEVMMNKIFSRQEKRNLFLLLADREEDHSTDAMDGEESQHSESEQPDGEANRKGKRKATHGREDQANEGVTNVGTNQPNSPPRENGQTHRTTKKQKVEEKNTPNSKDQPEDNFFLEQNVTPLPSRRDFELANKFSDKAKNLKFTDQKNEFSIGYETLKKEVIKIQNNNETLSEILIRKNFNANDNASFYNLSQCTPKRCYESPFKVLYKNDIDSEMPHFKDKKEVLKNINMEKLHSFDTIVDNQIKSIEKKYHDFAETANNNTVMISDIKKITDKIPLEEHKDILFKIKSLPLIQKIYLYASCNVVNDAHLNSDDEEGDSEEKKQSPIQFIEITYADIQRGFRSLCSNLSETSYIRDILEGNTIDQAIEHFEELGILTNCKKNQKMKERKSCVKVPKGLTPRFANMKNNKNFSSQNKMNTVYYFNLPVCVIKQTLKEISSILSSFDRSGQF